One segment of Apus apus isolate bApuApu2 chromosome 1, bApuApu2.pri.cur, whole genome shotgun sequence DNA contains the following:
- the LOC127386237 gene encoding interstitial collagenase-like, with amino-acid sequence MKTFSFLLLLHVTLSSAFPVAPEAEDEGKTLELVETYLQNFYNLQRDHQPHLRNKGENPLAAKLKEMQAFFGLQVTGKPDLHTLEMMKKPRCGIPDIGEYVFTKGNPKWKSNNLTYRILNYTPKMRHADTEEAIKKALSVWSNVTPLTFRRVEDKEADIMISFAYRDHRDNSPFDGPNGQLAHAFQPGEGIGGDVHLDEEEAWTKYGRGYNLFIVVAHELGHSLGLSHSTDPGALMYPAYSYTDPNEFLLPQDDIDGIQAIYGKSNAAVQPTGPVTPQACDPNLTFDAITTLRGEIIFFKDRYMLRKHPARTETERNFISLFWSKLPSGIQAAYENIETDEVLVFKESKYWVIRGYDVAPGYPKPIYHLGFPKTVKRINAAYSDENTGKTYFFIADRYWRYDENKKSMDHGYPRKIASDFGKIGRVDAAFQKDGYVYFFHGTTQFQFDPRTKRIVRKMKSISWFNC; translated from the exons ATgaagacattttcatttctcctgTTGCTACATGTGAccctctcctctgcttttcctgtggcTCCAGAAGCAGAAGATGAAGGCAAAACCCTAGAGCTTGTAGAG ACTTATCTACAGAATTTCTACAATCTTCAAAGGGATCACCAGCCTCATTTAAGAAACAAGGGTGAAAATCCCCTTGCTGCAAAGCTCAAGGAAATGCAGGCATTCTTTGGACTACAAGTGACAGGGAAACCTGATCTTCACACTTTGGAGATGATGAAAAAGCCCAGATGTGGTATACCTGATATAGGGGAATACGTGTTCACAAAAGGGAATCCCAAATGGAAAAGTAATAATCTGACATACAG GATTTTGAATTACACTCCAAAAATGAGACATGCTGATACAGAGGAAGCAATCAAAAAAGCTCTCAGTGTTTGGAGCAATGTGACACCATTGACGTTCAGAAGGGTTGAGGACAAAGAAGCAGATATCATGATCTCTTTTGCTTATAGAG ACCACCGAGACAACTCGCCTTTTGATGGCCCCAATGGGCAACTGGCTCATGCTTTCCAGCCTGGTGAAGGTATTGGTGGAGATGTGCATCTTGATGAGGAGGAAGCCTGGACAAAATATGGAAGGG GCTACAATTTGTTCATTGTTGTGGCCCATGAGCTTGGTCATTCACTGGGTCTGTCTCATTCAACTGATCCTGGGGCACTGATGTATCCAGCTTACTCCTACACAGACCCCAATGAATTCCTTCTTCCTCAGGATGATATTGATGGCATTCAAGCCATCTATg GTAAGTCtaatgctgctgtgcagccaaCAGGACCTGTAACTCCACAAGCCTGTGACCCAAATTTGACATTTGATGCTATTACTACACTACGTGGGGAAATAATCTTCTTTAAGGACAG ATATATGCTGCGCAAACATCCTGCAAGGACAGAGACAGAACGTAATTTTATCTCACTGTTCTGGTCAAAGTTGCCATCAGGAATTCAAGCTGCTTATGAAAACATTGAGACGGAtgaagttttggtttttaaag agagTAAGTATTGGGTTATCAGAGGATATGACGTTGCACCTGGCTATCCTAAACCAATCTATCATTTGGGATTCCCAAAGACTGTTAAAAGAATTAATGCAGCTTACAGTgatgaaaacacaggaaaaacataCTTCTTTATAGCTGACAGATACTGGAG GTATGATGAGAACAAAAAATCCATGGATCATGGTTATCCCAGGAAAATAGCGTCCGATTTTGGAAAAATTGGCAGAGTTGatgctgctttccagaaagATG GTTATGTCTACTTCTTCCATGGAACAACTCAGTTCCAGTTTGATCCTCGCACCAAAAGGATtgtcagaaaaatgaagagcatCAGCTGGTTTAATTGTTaa
- the LOC127386267 gene encoding stromelysin-1-like produces MQLIQKYVENYYGFKTDDKSFIWKSNSSMIQKIKEMQEFFGLEVTGKLDSGTLDLVQKRRCGFPDVAGFSTFGGEPKWAKQVLTYRILNYTPDLHPADVSAAIKKALNVWSSVTPLKFIKKDRGDADIMVSFAVRGHNDFNPFDGPGGSVAHAYAPGKDLGGDAHFDEDETWTKSTQGTNLFYVAAHEFGHSLGLFHSKDPNALMYPVYRKFDPSVFRLHQDDINGIQHLYGPPSNTHSNQRESTEIEDPAESKDPALTNTCGPDLTFDAVTTFRGEIMFFKDKHFWRKHPEVRTVDVNLISSFWPRLPPSVDAAYEIPEKDETVIFKGNEFWVVRGDTILPGYPKKIYTLGFLKDVTKIDAAFYNGNEGKTYYFIADKFWSYDIRRQSMDRKPILIRDVFPGINGKIDAVFQHENFLYFFCGRKQFEFDPDKKRVTRLLKTNFWFPC; encoded by the exons atGCAGCTTATCCAG aagtATGTGGAAAATTACTATGGTTTTAAGACAGATGATAAATCTTTCATTTGGAAAAGCAATAGTTCAATGatccaaaaaataaaagaaatgcaggaatTCTTTGGGCTGGAGGTGACGGGGAAACTGGATTCTGGCACTTTGGACCTGGTACAGAAACGCCGCTGTGGATTCCCTGACGTAGCTGGGTTCTCCACCTTTGGAGGAGAGCCAAAGTGGGCAAAACAAGTTCTGACATACAG GATACTAAATTACACACCAGATCTGCATCCAGCAGATGTCAGTGCAGCGATCAAGAAAGCCTTAAATGTTTGGAGCAGTGTGACCCCACTGAAATTCATCAAGAAAGACAGAGGTGATGCAGACATAATGGTCTCCTTTGCAGTCAGAG GTCACAATGACTTCAACCCCTTTGATGGCCCAGGAGGCTCTGTTGCTCATGCCTATGCACCTGGCAAAGACTTGGGTGGAGATGCTCACTTCGATGAGGATGAAACCTGGACCAAAAGCACACAGG GTACAAACCTGTTTTATGTTGCTGCACATGAGTTTGGCCATTCACTAGGACTTTTCCATTCCAAAGACCCCAATGCTCTGATGTACCCAGTTTATAGGAAATTTGACCCTTCAGTATTTCGCCTTCATCAGGATGATATTAATGGCATTCAGCACCTCTATG GACCACCTTCTAATACCCACAGTAATCAAAGGGAATCTACTGAGATAGAAGACCCAGCTGAGTCAAAAGATCCTGCACTGACAAACACCTGTGGCCCTGATTTAACTTTTGATGCTGTCACTACTTTTCGTGGAGAAATAATGTTCTTCAAAGACAA GCATTTTTGGCGCAAGCATCCTGAAGTCAGAACAGTTGATGTTAATTTAATATCTTCGTTCTGGCCACGGCTGCCACCTAGTGTTGATGCTGCATATGAAATTCCCGAAAAAGACGAAACTGtcatttttaaag GGAATGAATTCTGGGTTGTGAGAGGAGATACCATACTTCCTGGATACCCCAAAAAAATCTACACCCTGGGCTTTTTGAAGGATGTTACTAAAATTGATGCTGCTTTTTATAATGGAAATGAGGGGAAAACATATTACTTCATTGCGGACAAATTTTGGAG ttatgatATAAGAAGACAGTCTATGGACAGGAAGCCCATACTGATAAGAGATGTGTTTCCAGGAATTAATGGGAAGATTGATGCTGTTTTTCAACATGAAA aTTTCCTCTATTTCTTCTGTGGAAGAAAGCAATTTGAGTTTGACCCTGATAAGAAGAGAGTTACACGTCTCCTAAAGACAAACTTCTGGTTTCCAtgttaa